Proteins found in one Paenibacillus sp. FSL R10-2782 genomic segment:
- a CDS encoding S41 family peptidase, with product MLKKSTAVLLMVIGLLGGSLLTFAYTGTTTVGSSALGEGLLASVTGSSSTSRSDIRKIETAMDLIQGQYYQDVDRTKLVDGAINGMMESLDDPYSSYMGKETAQQFEQSIEGSFTGIGAEVAAENGKVVVVTPIKGSPAEKAGLRSKDIILSVNGETLDGLDLNKAVSKIRGPKGSQAKVKIQRSGSPDPLEYTITRDSIDMETVTAHMESGGVGVITITQFSLNTADRFKEELAKLEKQGLKGLVIDVRNNPGGVLSVVIDIAQQFVPAGKTIVQVEDKNQKREEEKSKGSSKKYPVTLLMNKGSASASEILAGALQQSAGAVLIGENSFGKGTVQTSYDKQMGDGSLLKITIAKWLTPNGTWIHKKGIKPDIAVEQPEFFTAAPLNKEKPLKYNMNSGDVKNAQIILQGLGYKPGREDGYFDKVTEGSVNAFQKQAKLTVNGVIDAKTAAAMEAKLIEKIRDPKNDNQLKQGIEEIRKEMKTSAAK from the coding sequence ATGTTGAAAAAAAGTACAGCGGTACTCTTGATGGTGATTGGGCTGCTTGGCGGTAGCCTGCTCACTTTTGCTTATACTGGAACGACGACAGTGGGAAGCAGCGCTCTGGGCGAAGGACTGCTGGCGAGTGTGACAGGTAGCAGCTCCACCTCCAGAAGTGATATCCGCAAAATTGAGACAGCGATGGATCTGATCCAGGGGCAATACTATCAGGACGTCGACCGTACCAAGCTAGTGGACGGAGCCATCAACGGTATGATGGAATCGCTCGACGACCCATATTCCTCTTATATGGGCAAAGAAACAGCACAGCAGTTTGAACAGTCCATTGAAGGCTCCTTTACCGGGATCGGGGCCGAGGTAGCGGCAGAAAATGGAAAAGTGGTCGTGGTAACGCCAATTAAAGGCTCACCGGCCGAGAAGGCGGGACTGCGTTCCAAGGACATTATTTTGTCCGTTAACGGTGAAACGCTGGATGGTCTGGATTTGAACAAGGCCGTTTCCAAAATACGTGGACCTAAGGGTAGTCAGGCCAAGGTCAAAATCCAGCGCAGCGGCTCTCCTGATCCGCTGGAATACACCATTACCCGTGATAGTATCGATATGGAAACCGTGACGGCTCATATGGAAAGCGGCGGTGTAGGCGTCATCACGATTACCCAGTTCTCCTTGAATACAGCAGATCGTTTTAAAGAAGAACTCGCGAAGCTGGAAAAACAGGGGCTTAAAGGGCTTGTCATCGACGTGCGTAATAACCCGGGCGGCGTGCTTTCCGTCGTGATTGATATTGCACAGCAATTTGTACCTGCTGGTAAAACGATCGTGCAAGTGGAAGACAAGAATCAGAAGCGTGAAGAAGAGAAATCTAAAGGGTCAAGTAAGAAATATCCAGTGACGCTGCTCATGAATAAAGGTAGCGCAAGCGCGTCCGAAATCCTGGCTGGCGCTCTCCAGCAATCGGCTGGAGCAGTATTGATCGGGGAAAACTCCTTTGGTAAAGGTACCGTACAGACCAGCTATGACAAGCAAATGGGCGACGGTAGCCTGCTCAAAATCACGATTGCCAAATGGCTGACGCCAAATGGAACGTGGATTCACAAAAAAGGTATTAAGCCGGATATCGCGGTGGAACAGCCTGAATTCTTCACAGCAGCACCGCTGAACAAGGAAAAGCCGTTGAAATACAATATGAATAGCGGCGATGTAAAAAATGCGCAAATCATTCTGCAAGGCTTGGGCTACAAGCCGGGCCGTGAAGACGGATATTTTGATAAAGTGACGGAAGGCTCCGTTAATGCTTTTCAAAAACAGGCGAAGCTGACGGTTAACGGTGTGATTGATGCGAAGACAGCAGCGGCGATGGAAGCCAAGCTGATCGAAAAAATTCGTGATCCGAAAAATGACAATCAACTCAAGCAGGGGATTGAAGAGATTCGGAAGGAAATGAAGACTAGCGCAGCGAAATAA
- a CDS encoding peptidoglycan DD-metalloendopeptidase family protein produces the protein MKKTGSVLAATLVAALLIQPSDGYAKSMSEINSQLNQLEKKAKSAKQQQEKAAQDKQYAQHYKNKTVQNLKIVLAQINSVSDQLTRVAVQIDQTEDNLRATKKDLAEAIDRIQSREKMLETRVRLMYTDGTVSYMDVLMSSTSFSDFLSRVDSLKTIVEQDQILLDEHKKDKALVVSKKKQLDTEYKNAKKLYALKQGAKAELNSKEKEKQRLIANYDHDIAESDEISEEQNDMLVALANKRVGLVQEKNKLRAEQAAKAARARAAARAAEAKRYASSSSGAGSNSSHAAASTYTGGSGTLALPVSNYRLSSTFGMRVHPITGKLKGHTGIDMAAPQGTDIHAAEDGVVIVAEWWSGYGNTVVIDHGDGLWTLYGHIRNGGTVVRTGQTVKRGQKIAEVGSTGNSTGPHCHFEVRENNKPVNPMNYL, from the coding sequence TTGAAGAAGACAGGATCTGTGTTGGCCGCTACCTTGGTAGCCGCATTGCTGATTCAGCCCTCAGACGGATATGCCAAAAGCATGAGTGAAATTAATTCGCAACTAAATCAATTGGAAAAGAAGGCCAAGTCTGCCAAGCAACAGCAGGAAAAGGCGGCTCAAGATAAACAGTATGCCCAACATTACAAAAATAAAACCGTGCAAAACCTGAAAATTGTACTCGCCCAGATTAACAGCGTCAGCGACCAGTTGACCCGTGTAGCAGTTCAGATTGATCAAACGGAAGATAATCTGCGTGCGACTAAAAAAGATTTAGCCGAAGCGATTGATCGTATCCAGTCACGGGAAAAAATGCTGGAAACTCGCGTGCGTCTGATGTATACGGATGGAACCGTCTCCTATATGGACGTGCTTATGTCTTCGACCAGCTTTAGTGACTTTCTCAGCCGGGTAGACTCCCTGAAAACGATCGTGGAGCAGGATCAAATCCTGCTGGACGAGCATAAAAAGGACAAGGCTCTGGTAGTCAGTAAGAAGAAGCAGCTCGACACGGAATATAAAAATGCCAAGAAGCTGTATGCCCTCAAACAGGGCGCCAAGGCTGAGCTGAATTCGAAGGAGAAGGAAAAGCAGCGTCTGATTGCCAATTATGATCATGATATTGCTGAGTCGGATGAAATCAGTGAAGAGCAGAATGATATGCTGGTAGCCCTCGCTAACAAACGTGTGGGTCTGGTGCAGGAGAAAAACAAGCTCAGAGCGGAACAGGCGGCTAAAGCAGCACGTGCTAGAGCGGCTGCGCGTGCTGCTGAAGCCAAGCGATATGCTTCTTCATCCTCAGGCGCAGGCTCTAATTCCAGTCATGCGGCAGCCAGTACGTATACGGGCGGATCGGGCACGCTGGCTTTGCCTGTATCCAATTACCGACTCTCATCAACGTTTGGCATGCGGGTACATCCGATTACCGGCAAGCTTAAAGGCCATACAGGCATTGATATGGCTGCTCCGCAGGGAACTGATATTCATGCAGCAGAAGACGGTGTTGTCATTGTTGCGGAATGGTGGAGTGGCTACGGCAATACGGTCGTGATTGATCACGGAGACGGGCTGTGGACTTTGTATGGACATATTCGCAATGGCGGTACGGTGGTACGTACAGGACAGACTGTGAAACGCGGTCAAAAAATTGCAGAAGTTGGTTCGACGGGCAATTCAACAGGACCTCACTGTCATTTTGAGGTGCGCGAGAATAACAAACCAGTAAATCCGATGAACTATCTATAG
- the ftsX gene encoding permease-like cell division protein FtsX — protein MTFNTFLRHVREGFKNIFRNGWMSVASVTSIVVSLLILGVFIMLVLNVNSLADQADSQVEVNVFLELNVEQSMRETLQKEIAAMPEISKATFVTKAQGLEELRKDLGDSGKELLEGFDKDSNPLPDKIVVEVIEPTTVPFVAEKIEKLNTIHPEKPILKVRYGKGTVETLFTITKLIRNVGFVFVAGLGLMSMFLISNTIRVTILARRKEIGIMKLVGATNFFIRWPFFIEGALIGLIGSVITVGILFSGYQRLLTAVQGDIALNMLKLMPLEGIWIQLSALLIILGMLVGIVGSTLSMRKFLKV, from the coding sequence ATGACTTTTAATACCTTCTTGCGTCATGTGCGGGAAGGCTTCAAAAACATATTCCGCAATGGCTGGATGTCCGTGGCATCCGTCACCTCGATTGTTGTGTCACTGCTTATACTGGGCGTGTTTATTATGCTGGTGCTCAACGTCAACTCCTTGGCTGACCAAGCGGATAGCCAGGTGGAGGTTAACGTATTTTTGGAGCTGAATGTGGAGCAAAGCATGCGTGAAACGCTGCAAAAGGAAATCGCGGCGATGCCGGAAATCAGCAAAGCTACCTTTGTCACCAAGGCTCAAGGCCTGGAGGAGCTGCGAAAAGATTTGGGAGACAGCGGCAAGGAGCTGCTGGAGGGTTTTGATAAGGACAGCAATCCGCTTCCAGACAAAATCGTTGTAGAGGTCATTGAACCGACGACAGTCCCATTTGTAGCTGAGAAGATTGAGAAGCTGAACACGATACATCCGGAGAAACCGATTTTAAAGGTCCGTTACGGAAAAGGCACCGTGGAGACGCTCTTCACCATTACCAAGCTCATCCGTAATGTGGGCTTTGTATTCGTGGCTGGATTGGGACTGATGTCCATGTTCCTGATTTCGAATACGATCCGCGTGACCATTCTGGCACGACGCAAAGAGATTGGCATTATGAAGCTGGTCGGTGCGACCAACTTTTTTATACGATGGCCGTTTTTTATCGAAGGCGCCCTTATTGGCCTGATTGGTTCCGTAATTACCGTTGGTATTTTGTTTTCTGGTTATCAGCGTTTGCTTACAGCCGTTCAAGGAGATATTGCGCTGAACATGTTGAAGCTTATGCCGCTTGAAGGCATTTGGATTCAGTTGAGTGCTTTGCTGATTATTTTGGGGATGCTGGTCGGCATTGTTGGCAGTACCCTATCCATGCGCAAGTTCTTAAAAGTATAA
- the ftsE gene encoding cell division ATP-binding protein FtsE: MIEMQDVWKTYANGTHALQGVSVKIDRNEFVYVVGPSGAGKSTFMKLIYREEVPTKGQISVNGFNIGKLKQRKIPYVRRNIGVIFQDFRLLPRLTAYENVAFAMEVIEAPKKLIRKRVPEVLELVGLKTKMNREPAQLSGGEQQRVAIARAIVNNPSVIIADEPTGNLDPETSWEIMQLLDEINFRGTTIVMATHNKDIVNSMRKRVIAIENGNIVRDQVRGEYGYDF, translated from the coding sequence GTGATTGAAATGCAGGATGTGTGGAAGACCTATGCTAATGGAACCCACGCACTTCAGGGAGTATCGGTCAAAATTGACCGTAATGAATTCGTATACGTAGTCGGCCCGTCCGGGGCGGGTAAATCGACTTTTATGAAGCTTATTTATAGAGAAGAAGTACCGACCAAGGGGCAAATTTCAGTTAATGGATTTAATATCGGGAAGCTCAAGCAGCGTAAAATACCCTACGTTCGTCGCAACATCGGAGTCATTTTTCAGGATTTCCGGCTTTTGCCGCGTTTGACGGCCTATGAGAATGTCGCTTTTGCGATGGAAGTCATTGAGGCTCCCAAGAAGCTGATTCGCAAGCGGGTGCCGGAAGTACTTGAATTGGTTGGCTTGAAAACGAAAATGAATCGCGAGCCTGCCCAGCTTTCCGGTGGGGAGCAGCAGCGCGTAGCTATCGCACGGGCTATCGTCAACAATCCGTCCGTGATCATTGCCGATGAGCCCACAGGTAATTTGGACCCCGAAACATCGTGGGAGATCATGCAGCTGCTGGACGAAATTAATTTTCGCGGCACGACCATTGTTATGGCGACACACAATAAGGACATCGTAAACTCTATGCGTAAACGCGTCATTGCCATCGAAAATGGCAACATCGTAAGGGATCAGGTGAGAGGGGAGTACGGATATGACTTTTAA
- a CDS encoding VanW family protein, producing MKKIHLSFIWIWTVILALAMLWGGLHLYADRQTLPKGVTVGGVNVGNMDKTAALRLLDTKLNALKQRPLILTDSDSSAQDIKLTLGEAGIHYEAKAFRDAVNALVSEHLWTRAQTRFSFGKEWTITPSRQESALQARFGADWEEQRYSKPINAVRQIDGDDQIHYIPGRSARRLDWPKLGVALDKALPKDFTASGEPVRVELPFRQLEPDITVDGLRSEGIERKIVQLSTSLGSSSEGRVYNVNSAASTVDGLILKPGEIFDYAQIIAKAERTHGFREAPVIVNGQLEPGIGGGICQVSSTVYNAALRVGLDIVERRNHSLPVSYLPKGQDATYATGSINFRFKNNTGKHLLLRAAVQNRMLTVKFFGTFPSNVSYELESRTVHVLPIPEKTISNDSLSPGFYQVLRQGKAGYVVETYRMKIVDGKTVERTRISRDTYRAQQRIVAVHSGSTPPEPQTRDQQEPIVEDGISE from the coding sequence ATGAAAAAAATTCATTTATCCTTCATCTGGATATGGACTGTAATTCTGGCGCTAGCCATGTTGTGGGGAGGACTGCATCTGTACGCCGACAGGCAAACGCTGCCGAAGGGCGTAACCGTTGGAGGAGTCAATGTGGGAAATATGGATAAAACAGCCGCACTCCGACTGCTGGACACAAAGCTGAATGCATTGAAGCAACGCCCCCTGATCCTGACGGACAGCGACAGTAGCGCGCAGGATATCAAGCTTACGCTCGGAGAAGCGGGTATCCACTATGAAGCGAAGGCATTCCGTGATGCCGTGAATGCGCTCGTCTCGGAGCATCTTTGGACTCGTGCGCAGACGCGGTTTTCCTTTGGAAAAGAATGGACGATTACGCCTTCCCGGCAGGAGTCAGCCTTGCAGGCCAGATTCGGAGCAGATTGGGAGGAACAGCGTTACAGCAAGCCTATCAATGCCGTGCGCCAGATCGACGGGGACGATCAGATTCACTATATTCCGGGCCGTTCTGCCAGGCGCCTGGATTGGCCCAAACTGGGCGTAGCGCTGGATAAGGCGCTGCCCAAGGATTTTACTGCTTCCGGGGAACCAGTGCGGGTGGAGCTGCCGTTTCGTCAACTAGAGCCGGACATTACGGTGGACGGTCTGCGGAGCGAAGGGATTGAACGCAAAATCGTCCAGCTTTCCACCAGCCTCGGCAGCAGCTCGGAAGGACGTGTGTATAACGTCAATTCGGCGGCAAGCACCGTTGACGGATTGATTCTCAAGCCGGGCGAGATATTCGATTATGCTCAGATCATTGCCAAGGCTGAGCGCACACATGGCTTTCGTGAGGCTCCCGTGATCGTTAACGGGCAGTTGGAACCGGGCATTGGCGGCGGGATTTGTCAGGTATCCAGCACCGTCTATAATGCGGCGCTGCGAGTCGGCCTGGACATTGTTGAGCGCCGCAACCATTCCTTGCCGGTCAGCTATTTGCCCAAAGGGCAGGATGCAACTTATGCTACAGGATCTATCAATTTCCGTTTTAAAAACAATACAGGCAAGCATTTGCTCCTTCGTGCTGCTGTCCAAAACCGGATGCTTACCGTCAAATTTTTCGGCACCTTCCCGTCCAATGTGTCCTATGAGCTGGAATCGCGTACGGTTCATGTATTACCCATCCCAGAGAAAACAATAAGTAATGACTCACTTTCCCCCGGCTTCTATCAGGTGCTTCGGCAGGGCAAGGCAGGATACGTAGTGGAAACGTACCGAATGAAGATCGTAGATGGCAAAACCGTGGAACGCACCCGAATCAGCCGGGATACCTACCGTGCGCAGCAGCGTATTGTGGCCGTTCACAGTGGAAGCACACCGCCTGAGCCTCAGACACGCGATCAGCAGGAGCCCATTGTAGAAGATGGCATAAGTGAATAG
- a CDS encoding S-layer homology domain-containing protein produces the protein MGNKFRNTVTGVLSTGLILSAFSVAAAAPQSTSGHWAGDQVQRWSATGQLDGAVKPDAAITRAEFIVLLNRSLGTFTQDTPAVTDVTYAGSVQVNGNGNRTFTDVPASHWAYNELTNAVNAGYISGYADNKLKPNGKVTRQEAAAIVGKAIGLTAGNAADVTKFIDSNKIGSWAKKSVAAAVEQKIINGYPDGKFQPLKSLTRAEAVAILDAASGYNLSAVDNLTSTPGGTVTGSTYGNVTDSTYGNTSTSSGSETEVSSTSTDSMTTNTDSITNNSTDATTNSSTTTDTSTNTTTDTNTGAVAASDTLKVNEVYDGEGTITGTAKAGSTVTVYSNDLPIGSAVAKDNGTFSINVLTQKATVRLVVKAVDADGNESAPVEISVSGKRSE, from the coding sequence ATGGGAAATAAGTTCAGAAACACAGTTACTGGTGTATTGAGTACAGGTCTTATTCTTAGCGCGTTCAGCGTAGCAGCAGCGGCTCCTCAGAGCACAAGTGGTCATTGGGCAGGAGATCAAGTACAACGTTGGTCGGCTACAGGACAATTAGACGGTGCGGTGAAACCGGATGCGGCCATCACGCGTGCAGAATTTATCGTTCTCTTGAATCGCAGTCTCGGTACGTTCACGCAGGATACTCCAGCCGTGACGGACGTAACGTATGCGGGCAGCGTTCAGGTAAACGGTAATGGGAACAGAACGTTCACAGATGTACCAGCTTCGCACTGGGCATATAATGAACTGACTAATGCCGTGAATGCAGGTTACATAAGCGGCTATGCAGATAACAAGCTCAAACCGAATGGAAAAGTAACGCGTCAGGAAGCAGCCGCCATTGTGGGCAAAGCCATTGGATTGACAGCAGGTAACGCGGCAGACGTCACCAAATTCATTGACTCCAACAAAATCGGATCATGGGCGAAGAAAAGTGTAGCTGCGGCTGTGGAGCAAAAAATCATCAATGGTTATCCTGATGGTAAATTCCAGCCATTGAAGTCGCTGACACGTGCAGAAGCGGTTGCCATTCTGGATGCAGCTTCCGGTTACAACCTGAGTGCGGTTGATAATCTCACATCGACTCCTGGCGGAACAGTAACAGGTTCCACATACGGTAACGTTACGGATTCGACGTATGGTAACACGTCTACTTCTTCTGGAAGCGAAACGGAAGTTAGCAGCACCAGCACAGACAGCATGACAACAAATACAGATAGCATAACGAACAACAGCACGGATGCGACTACGAACAGCTCCACAACGACAGACACAAGCACCAATACAACGACAGATACAAATACTGGTGCAGTAGCTGCAAGTGATACACTTAAAGTAAACGAAGTGTATGACGGTGAAGGTACGATTACGGGGACAGCTAAAGCAGGTTCCACAGTAACCGTCTATTCCAACGATCTGCCTATCGGTAGTGCAGTAGCTAAGGACAATGGTACGTTCAGCATTAACGTGCTTACTCAAAAAGCCACTGTTAGGCTGGTTGTCAAAGCAGTGGATGCAGACGGAAACGAAAGTGCGCCTGTGGAAATTTCTGTTTCAGGCAAACGCAGCGAGTAA
- a CDS encoding alpha/beta hydrolase family protein produces MALIQCQFYSEILGLNTSMHVILPQETRSQIGLEGKQGTGPHPTLYLLHGLSDDDSIWLRRTSIERYVASLGIAVVMPQVHRSFYADMEQGGAYGTFISEELPALARSFFPLSAKREDNFVAGLSMGGYGAFKLALQHPERFAAAASLSGVMDLHAARIDPIHKAMSSAEWSHIFGPDEIRGTDHDLLELIQRHATLGTSLPLLYQCCGTEDFLYEGNQTFRQACVTAGIPLTYEEGPGTHEWGYWDAKIQDVLAWLPLKGR; encoded by the coding sequence ATGGCTCTTATTCAATGTCAATTTTATTCAGAAATCCTTGGCTTGAACACATCCATGCATGTTATTCTCCCTCAGGAAACCCGTTCGCAGATAGGACTGGAGGGCAAGCAAGGAACCGGGCCACACCCAACACTGTATTTGTTGCACGGCCTGTCGGACGATGATTCGATCTGGTTACGCAGAACCTCCATTGAACGCTATGTCGCTTCACTCGGCATTGCTGTTGTAATGCCACAGGTACACCGGAGTTTTTATGCGGATATGGAGCAGGGAGGGGCATATGGAACCTTTATCAGTGAAGAATTGCCGGCTTTGGCACGTTCCTTCTTCCCCTTGTCCGCCAAGCGGGAGGACAATTTTGTGGCGGGTCTTTCCATGGGCGGGTATGGAGCCTTCAAACTGGCACTCCAGCATCCTGAGCGCTTTGCGGCCGCTGCCAGTCTCTCGGGGGTGATGGATCTACACGCGGCACGCATCGACCCTATACATAAAGCGATGAGTTCGGCTGAATGGAGTCACATTTTTGGTCCAGATGAAATACGCGGAACAGATCACGACTTGCTAGAGCTGATACAACGTCATGCTACCTTGGGAACTTCACTTCCCCTGCTCTACCAATGCTGTGGTACGGAAGATTTTCTGTATGAGGGAAACCAGACCTTTCGACAAGCGTGCGTTACTGCCGGGATTCCACTGACCTACGAAGAGGGCCCAGGGACTCATGAATGGGGATACTGGGACGCGAAAATACAGGATGTACTCGCCTGGTTGCCGCTTAAGGGTCGATAA